GTCGGCTTGGTCACGGTGTCGGACCGCAGATCGATGACGGGCGCGGGCTGCGAAGTCACGTAAGAACTTCTACCAGAATCGATTTCCCGTGACTACCACATCGCTGCTCCCCCCACACTGTCATCCCGAGCGAAGCGCGAGTCCGCCGCGGTCCGCCGCGGACGAGCGCGAGTCGAGGGACCACGCCTTGTGCCACTATCTGTGACCACCCTCACTGCATAAGAATCTCGCTCCCCCACACTGTCATCCCGAGCGAAGCGCGACTCCGCCGTGGTCCGCCGCGGCGGACGAGTCAAGGGACTACGCCTTGCAAAAAGAGCACGTCTACTACGTCTACATCCTAGCCAGCGCCGCGCGCGTGCTCTACATCGGCATGACCAGCGGCTTGCCCCGCCGCATCTGGAAGCATCAGCACAAAAACTACCCCGGATTCACCTCGCACTTCCACTTTCGCCGGCTGGTGTATTACGAGATGTACGACCGCGTCGATCGCGCGATCGCGCGCGAGAAGCAGCTCAAGCGCTGGCGGCGCGAGAAGAAGATCTGGTTGATCGAGCGTGCGAATCCTGACTGGACCGACCTGAGCCTGGACTGGTTCAAGGAAGAACCGAGGCTTGGTCTTTCGACTCCGGCCGCCGTTGGCGGCCTTCGCTCGGGATGA
This genomic stretch from Terriglobales bacterium harbors:
- a CDS encoding GIY-YIG nuclease family protein, which produces MQKEHVYYVYILASAARVLYIGMTSGLPRRIWKHQHKNYPGFTSHFHFRRLVYYEMYDRVDRAIAREKQLKRWRREKKIWLIERANPDWTDLSLDWFKEEPRLGLSTPAAVGGLRSG